ggGTACTGTATAATTGGCAGAAGTGAAGCAGGAGGAAAGGAGACAGGCATTTAAGCTGTTCAGTGTAGAAAGACAGAAGGTGCTCGATTCTGTTGCCTTTGGCAGACGAGCACTACCGCCTCCTACAGGAAGAAAAGTGAACAACTCGCTCACAAAACCAGAAGGTAAGGTTCTCTAGTCTAACAGAGAACTATTAACTAGAAAATCAATTCCAGCATTTTAATATTCGTAAAATGTTTCTAATCTAAAGAACTGTTTTATTGTTACAGGTCAGCATGTCTCAAAAAAGAGGTGTACagagtcagtgtcacatgagtatttttaaaaatatttttaatgttaaaaggtgctgtaagtttttgactctactaaagcataaaaataccataatatgtttgcagatatttaagaaacatgctaagttaacatacatgtttatctgaaaaacaatgctatagtcagttattctactttgaaaatgtgtgttctgggCTGGAATATcggtctgtttttgtttgtgaaacccgcccactgccagtttacccaattgtatttcggcaccccgggttgccagttggtggaaaacacaacgcatttcatttaattaatgtcaagtgcgctcgttcctgttgttgtcttcaatctggcaacctgcttgtgcatcaagtctgagcaGGACGGGCAGGGtggaaaaaaccctctccaatattttgaatttagactgcaatacctagttcaacactctgtgtcaatcctacatacagcacctttaaactaCAGCAAATGTTTCACGGGAGCTGACTTTGGATGTTTTCCTTAGCAGTCATTCTGATGATCGAGAAAACCCATCAGTGGCCAAATCCATCATACAGTTCTCCATAATGAACTGGAACGGTACAAGCATGTCTCTGTGGAACCATCTAGACGACTCCAGCAAAGCTGCATCTGACATACTCACTGTCAAACATAGATGATTTCCAGACCCCTGCCGTCACTCTTGTTCGCACGGCCAAGTGGTTTAAATCAATGAAAAACAGCTCTTACATTGTCGTTTCAATCTCAATAAGACTAATGTGTGTTTTCAAGTTGTTTCCTGAAATATCTTTAGCGTGAGTGAAGTCTAATATCTGACATGTTCATCAATGAACATGTGATGTAATAGTTTGTAACTTACGGacagaaaatctatttatttgatttgtgaaaCCGTATAACTATAACCGTATTTCAATATCAATAACggttgtatttaaataaattctacaGATTTATAAAGACTCACATAAGCTGCTGCTGCCATCTATTAATTTGTTCCTTTTCCATAACAACAAACTAAGAAATTTAAGGTCATCAATGTCTTGCAGCAATATATTACAATATCTTTCTTAAAGCAAAACCTAGATCACACATACATAATTTTcacatgcataaatacatatattttcccaacataaatgtaaaaagactatttaaaacaaacaataacaacaaaaaaaatctacattttgtcACTTGTAGACCCTTCCCCCTATGCATTTGTGTGGCAAAGCTTTTGGTGGTTTTCCCTTACGTTATGTGCTTTCAGAAGAGCATCCTGTATAAGAATTATGAAGAAACCTTCAGAAACTCTGGGCGACATCACGGACCTGCTCTCTTTTGTCTTAGATGGGTCTTCAATGACGATGATGGTTGCTGGGTTGAAATGGTGTGATTCTTTGTGATTCAGTCTGTAGTAAGAGGGACTGTCTCTGAGGTAACATCTTGCGTTTGGTTATCTGAGGAGCTGGTGGTCTCACTCTGACTGACAGAGAGCTCCTCCATAGTGCCCGTTGTCTCCTCCAATGCTTGATCACTTTCAgctatgaaagaaaaagaaagcttgCATTACATCACTCCTCAGATAAATATGTATTCCAATTCGTTCCTTTAAATGATCCCCATTGATTCTTAGCTTTATTCttgaaacaaatgactcttatgatttggttcttttttttgtcaatcaaaaacatacatcGTGAACAGTGAAGCCTGAAACGAATGCAGGGCTCCTAAAATCGGCAGCCCAACGTCCCGGgactattgtgttttccagtcggtgtgcaaaaaaaaaaaaagccttaaaaagtCGTACATTTTGTTGTATCAAATATAAGGCCATACAAAGTCTTAAATACCTTAAATGGTATaagaaaagtcttaattatagtttcaagaggtcttaaatttggggattGACAGACAAGAATCGTGATAtggcttaaaggtgctgtatgtaggattgacaccgagtgttgaactaggtattacagtccaaattcaaaatattggagagggttttttcacccggcccctcctcttcagacttgatgcacaagcaggttgccagattgaggacaccaacaggaacgagcacacttgacgatgaacgAAATGAGATGCACTGTATTTTCCGCCAACTGgaaacccggggtgccgaaatacaattgggtaaactgccAGTGGGCGggttttacaaaccaaaacagagaacGACACTCCgtcccggaacgcacattttcaaaggagaataactgactgtagcattgtttttcagataaacaagtatgttaacttagcatgtttcttaaatatctgcaaacatattatggtatttttatgctttagtagagtcaaaatcttacatacagcacctttaatgtgacgattaaacttcaaaaaggTTTCTGGTAATAAATAGCTTTAGTGTATCAAAACCTTACAAATGACTCAGAATGTAACAAATGAGTCAgttgtttttagtgaattaaaaacatacagaataaACAGTGCAGCTTGATTTTCGAAGAGAATGGCTCTTATGATTTGttcctttttagtgaatcaaaaactgATTTGGTTCtgcttaaaaattaaaacatacataaTTACCAAAATGAACGACTTGTCTTTTTAATCTTATTACAGTCAATTCAGATGGCAATCTCacaatttggttaaaaaaaattcttcttgcTGTGATGTTGTAGATTAATTAAAGTGAGTGCAGAAAATATGGGGCAATCCCAAAGAACATGTCAAAGCCaaggtaataccatggtacaatGCCAAAAAAAACATGATCTCATAGTAAAGCAAAACTAATCTGATTTGCATACCTTTGGCCTGTTTCTGTAGCCGTGATGCTGACTCAGCttcatgtttctctctctgctcCTGTAACATCTTACACACCTTTTTATGGCTGAACCAGTGCAGCTTCTGACAGGCCTGGTCACAGTAGATCACCTGAAGAAATGCACAGATTTAAGAAAGCACCTCagaaaaccaagaaaaaacgtACAAAATAAGTGCAGAAGTCATAAGACGAATCCTGATATTTACCATTTTACAGATTGAGCATCTTTTCTTTGCTCCTTTTTCACCACAGGTTGTGCAGAAGTCTGCGTCCATGAAACCCACCTGTCCCGTGATGGCCTGCGTGAGGACTGACAGAGCAGTGGGGTCACTTCCCTGTCAGAAAAGGACTGGTGAGGCTTCCATACACAGAATGTGGTTCAGTCTTTCTAGTTGAGGCTATGATTccattattttattgcacttccAGTGTCTTCTACATGAGCAAACAGAGGACACTGTAACTCAAACTCACAATTTCCACTGGGGCAATACTCCGGACAAGCTGCTGCAGTAATGtggcatcacagtatggaaaTTTCCTAATGCACTCCCGAATGAACTTCTCCTGGAATACCGGGAAGCCATCACTGTCTCGCCCTTTCAGAagactgagaattttttttttagttagaatAATTGTTTActctataatacatatatacattattgttcaaatgttgtggggtcaggaagattttttaaacgttttttaaacgcaagtctcatgttcaccaaggcttcattaattcgatcaaaaatactggaaaaacagtaatgatgtgaaatattattacaacttaaaataactgttttctattttaattagggctgtcaaatgattaatcacgattaatcacatccaaaataaaagttttgtttacataatatatgtatgtgtacagggtatatttattatgtatatataaatacacacatataaattatatatttagaaaatatatttacatgtatatacatttatatatttatattcttatattttatattatatataaatatattttatatataaagataacatattcttcttaaatatatacatgcatgtgtgtgtatttatatatacataataaatatacacagtatacacacatatattatgtaaacaaaacttttattttggatgtgattaatcgtgattaatcatttgacagccctaattttaatatttaatttattcctgtgatagtaaagctgaattttcagcagccattacttcagtcttaagtgtcacacgatcctacagaaatcattctaatgtgtattccaaaaatatttattattatttttgttgaaaacagttgtgctgcttaatatttttgtggattttgatgaatagaaagaaaaaacagcatttctttctcacataaatattttgtaacattataaatgtctttattgtcacttttgatcgatttaatgcatccttgctgaataaaaattcttacttacaccaaacttttgaacgtttgcttatataatattttacctCTTGATTAGGCCATCGAGTTTGTCCTGTTGCTCTTTTAGGAAAGAGCCACATTTCTGCAGCACACAGCTGAGGTAGTGCATCTTCATGGCCAGCACCTCATTCATATCCTGCTGTTTGATGCACTTCTCACAGATAAGCTCCAGAACCTGGAAAAACAATGAGTTGGGTCAGATTTGCATACAGTTACTGCAAGCTTATTGTAATGAATCTCAACTCTCTATAAAACTTACATAATGCAGAACGCATGCAACTGACCTTGCGGCACTTCTCAAGTGCTTCCACATCCATCAGCAGAGGGTTTTCTTTCACCAACATCACTATCTGcaaccaaacaaatcaaaagaACATCCAGTCTTAACAATTCAGGATGAATTATGCTTTGTCCATAGATAGTGGTTTGatgatttttattagtattatagtCATCAGGTTCAGAAAAACCAT
This portion of the Cyprinus carpio isolate SPL01 chromosome A15, ASM1834038v1, whole genome shotgun sequence genome encodes:
- the LOC109079872 gene encoding ankyrin repeat and MYND domain-containing protein 2-like, coding for MSAPQKGDLTDTEKELLQVIAAGNVQEASRLLGSKDVRVNCLDEYGMTPLMHAAYKGRADMCKLLLQHGADVNCNEHEHGYTALMFAGLSGKTDITWMMLDAGAETDAVNSVGRTAAQMAAFVGQHDCVTVINNFFSRARLDYYTKPQGLEKEPKLPPKLAGPLHKIIMSTNPNPVKIVMLVKENPLLMDVEALEKCRKVLELICEKCIKQQDMNEVLAMKMHYLSCVLQKCGSFLKEQQDKLDGLIKSLLKGRDSDGFPVFQEKFIRECIRKFPYCDATLLQQLVRSIAPVEIGSDPTALSVLTQAITGQVGFMDADFCTTCGEKGAKKRCSICKMVIYCDQACQKLHWFSHKKVCKMLQEQREKHEAESASRLQKQAKAESDQALEETTGTMEELSVSQSETTSSSDNQTQDVTSETVPLTTD